A single genomic interval of Hemiscyllium ocellatum isolate sHemOce1 chromosome 37, sHemOce1.pat.X.cur, whole genome shotgun sequence harbors:
- the zbtb17 gene encoding zinc finger and BTB domain-containing protein 17 — protein sequence MDFPQHSHQVLEQLNHQRHLGLLCDCTFVVDGIDFKAHKAVLAACSEYFRTLFLDQKDVVHLDISNAAGLGQVLEFMYTAKLNLTSVNVFDVQAVAGFLQMHDIVSTCNTFIEGIEIPGSDGKQEKELVTDNPEKQKKDPAEEVKDEAPVESEDDDTTVEFEDDEDKDYKPGDTVKDAVSKIYGKRRHLPARKSTSSDTKDASISENPDEETAEDELSESDKVEQDEDTEIKENGDAMTHSHGDSGGHSEFSEKLDAASESDATLEDQDGAHDTRRRRFGPYIDRTESRPYGSITHKCKDCGKEFTHTGNYKRHVRIHTGEKPFSCRECNKAFSDPAACKAHEKTHSPVKPHSCEECGKSYRLISLLNLHKKRHTGEAKYTCDDCRKTFTTSGNLKRHQLVHSGEKPYQCDYCERSFSDPTAKMRHLEMHDADKVHKCPHCEKRFNQLGNLKAHLKIHIVDGPLKCRECGKQFTTSGNLKRHLRIHSGEKPYVCPHCQRAFSDPGALQRHVRIHTGEKPCICIICGKSFTQASSLIAHIRQHTGEKPYVCDRCGKRFTQSSQLANHIRHHDNIRPHQCHICNKAFVNAGDLAKHVIIHTGEKPYLCDTCGRGFNRVDNLRSHVKTVHQGKISLKKLKTKDEDDEEERNVVTVTTDTVVTLATEALAATAVTQLTVVPVATAVTADETEVLKAEITKAVEQVQEADPNAHILYACDSCGEKFLDANSLAQHVRIHTAQALVMFQADTDFYQQYSNGSWQTEHVIQPGELLFRARDGTDLPPAVAEQTQVESCQNPSQ from the exons atggaTTTTCCACAGCACAGTCACCAGGTCCTGGAGCAGTTGAATCACCAGAGACATCTTGGGTTGCTCTGTGACTGCACCTTTGTTGTAGATGGCATTGACTTCAAGGCACACAAGGCGGTGCTGGCTGCATGCAGTGAATATTTCAGGACATTGTTCTTGGACCAGAAAGATGTGGTACACCTTGACATCAGCAATGCAGCAG GTCTCGGCCAGGTGTTGGAATTCATGTACACAGCCAAGCTGAACCTGACCTCGGTGAACGTTTTTGATGTGCAGGCAGTGGCTGGCTTCCTTCAGATGCATGATATTGTCAGCACCTGTAACACTTTCATTGAAG GTATTGAGATACCAGGCAGTGATGGAAAGCAAGAAAAAGAGCTGGTCACAGATAATCCTGAGAAACAAAAGAAGGACCCAGCTGAAGAAGTGAAGGATGAAGCACCAGTGGAATCTGAGGACGACGATACAACAGTGGAGTTTGAAGATGATGAAGACAAAGATTACAAACCTG gagacacagtgaaagatgcTGTCTCGAAGATATATGGTAAACGCCGGCACCTTCCTGCCAGGAAAAGCACTTCGAGTGACACCAAAGATGCCAGTATTTcagaaaatcctgatgaag AGACAGCAGAAGATGAATTGAGTGAGTCAGATAAAGTGGAGCAAGATGAAGACACTGAGATAAAAGAGAATGGGGATGCAATGACACacagtcatggagacagtggggGACATTCTGAATTCAGTGAAAAGTTAGATGCAGCCTCAGAGTCAGATGCAACTTTGGAGGATCAGGATGGTGCTCATGACACCAGACGTCGCCGCTTTGGACCATACATTGACCGGACTGAGTCCCGTCCTTATGGCTCAATAACACACAAATGCAAG gactgtgggaaagaGTTCACACACACGGGAAACTATAAGCGGCATGTCCGCATCCACACAGGAGAGAAGCCATTCTCCTGCAGGGAGTGTAACAAAGCATTCTCTGACCCTGCAGCCTGCAAAGCACATGAGAAAACACACAG TCCTGTCAAACCTCATTCCTGTGAAGAATGTGGGAAGAGCTACCGGCTCATCAGTTTGCTGAATTTGCATAAGAAGCGACACACGGGCGAGGCTAAGTATACGTGTGATGACTGCAGGAAAACATTCACCACCTCTGGCAACCTGAAACGCCACCAGCTGGTTCACAGCGGTGAGAAGCCTTACCAATGCGATTACTGCGAGAGATCATTCTCTGATCCCACTGCTAAAATGAGGCATCTGGAAATGCATGATGCTGACAAGGTTCACAAGTGTCCGCACTGTGAGAAACGTTTTAATCAG CTGGGGAACTTAAAAGCCCACCTGAAGATTCACATTGTGGATGGACCCCTCAAGTGCAGGGAATGTGGGAAGCAGTTCACCACTTCAG GAAACCTTAAACGCCACTTGAGGATCCACAGCGGAGAGAAACCATACGTCTGCCCACATTGCCAGCGAGCGTTTTCTGATCCTGGAGCATTACAGCGTCATGTGCGCATTCACACAG GTGAGAAGCCTTGTATCTGCATCATATGTGGGAAAAGCTTCACTCAGGCGAGCTCTCTAATAGCTCATATCAGGCAACACACCGGGGAGAAACCATACGTCTGCGATCGCTGTGGTAAAAG GTTTACCCAGTCCAGTCAGCTAGCCAATCACATTCGACACCATGACAACATCCGGCCACACCAGTGTCACATCTGTAACAAGGCATTTGTCAATGCTGGTGACCTGGCCAAACATGTCATCATCCACACTG GTGAAAAGCCCTATCTCTGTGATACATGTGGACGAGGCTTCAATCGTGTTGACAATCTGCGGTCACATGTTAAAACTGTCCATCAGGGAAAGATCAGCCTTAAAAAGCTCAAAACTAAAGATGAGGATGATGAGGAAGAAAGGAATGTTGTCACTGTTACAACAGACACCGTGGTCACCTTGGCAACTGAGGCACTGGCTGCTACTGCAGTGACCCAGCTAACTG TGGTTCCTGTGGCAACAGCAGTGACCGCAGATGAGACAGAGGTCCTGAAAGCGGAGATTACAAAGGCAGTAGAGCAGGTTCAGGAAGCAG ATCCAAATGCACATATCCTATATGCCTGTGATTCTTGTGGGGAAAAGTTCCTGGATGCCAACAGCCTGGCACAACATGTGCGCATTCACACAGCCCAAGCCCTGGTCATGTTCCAAGCTGACACAGACTTTTACCAGCAATATAGCAATGGCAGCTGGCAAACTGAGCATGTCATCCAACCAGGAGAACTCCTGTTCCGAGCGCGGGATGGGACGGATCTGCCACCCGCTGTTGCTGAACAGACTCAAGTTGAGAGTTGCCAGAATCCCTCACAGTGA